The nucleotide window TTAAGGGCGCGTGCTGTTTGGGTCCGAGTTCGACATGACCTCAGCATACTTACTGCAATTACTAACTACGGTTTGATCAATCCCCAAACAGTTacatttttttttacaaatcCTTGCCCTCCCATGAGATATGAACAAACTCCGGTTTCTCATGAACATTGGCCATGGAAGCACTAAAATTACTCTGGATTTAATAACCAGCTATTACAGATGTGCATACAGTACAAGTTCTACATGATGAACATGACCACTATTGATGCTCCAAATGGTCACATATGATGCTGTACAATTCTTTCAACTATCATACCCCTATTACCTATGAACAAAACACAGCTAGCTTCTCTCGAGTGGTTCTGAAGCTGAACTCTCATCTACATGTATTTGGTTTCAGTGCTTACACATAGAACACTTGCCCAACATTCAGTAGGCTCTCATGGggaacattgaagatagcactgtTCTCCCTGCAGATCTTCCTAAGGAAAGCATACATGTAGTTGATAGCAATCTTCTTGATGAACCCTGAATCCCTGCGGGCCCTGATGATCGTGTTCCCGAGGATGTGCACCACCCCAGCGTCCCTGCACGCATTCAGGAACGCAATCTCGTCGCCCACGGTCTGGTACATCTGACCTGACGACACGACCTGGCTGTTCCCCATATGATTTGGGGACTGCACCTGTATAATGGAGTCATGGGATGTATAGCTGAGATCCATGTTTGAACCGGTGCTAATGCCATTGATTCTTTGGTTGGCGTTGCCTGCCTGCTGGTTCAGCTCAAGGGTGCTGTACTCATCAGAATCTGTGTACTCTTCCATCATACTCTCCAGCCTGAAAAAGAGCATCAGGCTGTTGAAGAGCATCTGCTCGAAGTCGTCATCCTTCTTGTGGACGTCCTTGTAGCCATACCGCGCCACGCATCGAAACATGTGAAAGTTCTTGGGACCAATTCGCTTCACAAGGAACCTTTCATCCGCTGGCACAGTGTAGACAGGAAGGTGTTTCACACAGACGAAGACCAGAGTGGAGTGGATGGCAGGGAGATTGGTGATGAAGTGTGAGAAGATGTGAGGAACACCACTTGCCAGCTCGGTGTAAACCAGGCCCACACCAGGCACCCTGACCAGACCAAGGCTTGGACCAAGGCCTAGGATCCATGCCATGGACACCTTGCTGTGCATCTCAAATTCATACCGCTTGAGTGTACCATAGTGCCATACATACATGATGATGAGGAAGGCGACAGCAAACACAAGTGGGACCCAGCCACCCTGATCGATCTTCTGCACCACAGCAGTGAAGTATGGAATTTCAACAAGCAATGACAGCGCGGTGAAAAGAATGACCAAGGTCCAGTGGCTGCGCCACACCAGCAACATTATGGGGATCATGAGAAATGTTGTCACAAGCATAACCATTATCACAGCAGTACCTGTTTACACAACATTAGTCCATGTTAGCAACTGAGCTGGAACGTCAAATTTGTATGCAGAGACAGATATGGGAAGATTTTACCGTATGCATTTGCTATCTGACTTTGGTTTTTAAATCCAGCAGTGACAGCGATGCAGAATATCAAAAGGATCCAATTAATATCGGGACTGTATATCTGGCCTAGATACTTCTTGGAAGTATGGATAATTCTCACTCTGGGGAAGCACCCTAGAGCAAGTGCTTGCTTGATAATTGAATAGGTCATCGATATAGTTGCCTGACTAGCAACTACTGCAGCAGCTGTTGCAACAATGAATGATGGCCAAAGTACAGAATCTGTACCAAATAATAGTGTCAATGTGCATTCATGTATATATGGTAAACAAAGACTCCCTCTATCTGACATTACCTGGAAGGGAATGATAGAAGGCATGGGAGACATGGTTTTTGTTCTGAGCTATATAGGCAGCTTGGCCCGTGTACTGCAAAAGAAGGCATGGAAACACAACCACTGTGAAAGCAATCTGCACACAAAAATGTGATGTCATCAGCAGGCAAGCAAAAGGATTTACTTCTGTACTCATGTGAGAAGAGTAGGTAAAAATGTACATTTGCCTCTAAAAGGTTCCTTGGTTATCATAAGAACATTTTCACAGCTAGTAACAAAGACAGGCAATAAACTACCTGAATAGCTTGTACAGGGAAATATGAAAGATCAGCAAACAATGCTTCTGTCCCTGAAACATGGCCCAATATTTCACTCCTGGCAATTGCCATTAAACAAAGGACAAGATTATTATAAAATTAGGAAAGATGTTCAAACCTGTAATGCTAAGCATAATTCCTCCTAAAGAAGCCCAGCTAGTCTTCCCTCGCTTAAAGTACCGATATACATAAATAGGATTAAAAGCCTTGAGAACAGATTGATCGTATTTGGAAATGTTTACGGCGCCCAGGATTCCAATGAGTATGAACCAAATAAATACTATTGGAGCAAAAAGCCAACTGACTTTATCAGTACCAAAGTGCTGCATGCTGAATAATCCAATCAATATGACCACAGAGACGATGACAACCACATCTGATATGGGAAAAAAATGAAAGAATTCAGTCATCCACATACTGATCTCAGTATAATGATCATTGATCATCTATCTTTTAAAACAGCCACACTAAACAAAACTATTCAGTGTACTACATTACCACTATAAAGATTACAAATGTGAAGGGAAAATTCTCAAATCACAGTTAACATGTTAACATTATTCTTTGAATAGACTCTGAAGAAGGTTATCATTTTACTAGATAAAACAGCATGGAAAGTTATGTTGCTTTGTTATTCACATCACACCTCCACATTTCTAGTTGAACTACTGATGGTGAAGAAATTAACATCATCCACTGAGTGTAATAGCAGTTAAAGATATGAAAGAACAAGGTATAAGCTAATGAATGCAGGAAAAACAATACTAACTTCCAGATTTCACAAGTACCATTTCTCATTCTGGGCTCTTCCACTTGTATTCCTCCAGTTGCAGAAAGAACTGCAAGTTGTGATGCAAACTTAAGATCAATTCACTTGGGCAAAAGTAAAATAGCAAACATCATAAAAAAGATATATGTAGCACATTTAAAGGGGTGGAAGGGCATTATAACACTGAATATTTTCCTGGTCGAATATTGTTAACTGAACATTGAGCAATGCAATAGCAATAGAAGGTAAAACAGAACATCACTATGGCGTAAGTTTTTTCCATTTTAAAGCATGAAAACAGTTATAATTTGACAAATCATGTGGTTGTGGGACATTATCTAATTGCCAAAAACGTTACTGTATTTCCTGGAGGAACTGTTAACATTATATTTGAAAGGAACTGCCAGCATGCATTCCTTGGAGAATTTTTTCAGTGTCCAAATGACTTCATTAGTGTTATGGTCGGTAATGTCTACAAGAGGCGCGCCAAGACCAGTGGCTGAGCGATGGACCGACCAGGGAACGCCAGCGCGCGGTCAAGCCTGCCTCGGCGCGCCAACTGCGACGCCGAGCGTTCGCGTCTTTATTATCTGATCCGATCGATTAGGAGAGTGTAGTTTCTTTGAATTGTTATCCCTTAAAGTTAGCTGGTCAGTTGTCAGCATTATGGTATAAGTATGGAACAGTTGGATTAATGAAAggttttagccagagattgagATTAATCTCTCTTGCCCCTGGCGCCCTAGCACTCTTGCTCCTTCGTTCTCGTTCTCAGCTCTTGGCGCCGAACATGGCGCCGCCAGTTCGCCGCCTCGGGTTCAAACCTCGTCCAGCCATCTCGCACTCGTATTCCCTCCGCAGTAGTACGCGCTCCAACAACCTGGTATCAGCCATGTCCGGTTCTAGGAGCTTCTTCCGCCGCCGTTGttcccaccaccgccgccaccac belongs to Miscanthus floridulus cultivar M001 chromosome 4, ASM1932011v1, whole genome shotgun sequence and includes:
- the LOC136549644 gene encoding potassium transporter 18, yielding METTSTAEQTGRGAMWELERNLDQPMDAEAGRLRNMYREKTYPTLVLLQLAFQSLGVVFGDLGTSPLYVFYNIFPHEIEDTEQVIGALSLIIYSLTLIPLVKYVFIVLRANDNGQGGTFALYSLLCRHAKINTIPNQHRTDEELTTYSRHTYDEKSLAAKIKRWLEGHQIRKNVILILVLFGTCMAVGDGILTPAISVLSATGGIQVEEPRMRNDVVVIVSVVILIGLFSMQHFGTDKVSWLFAPIVFIWFILIGILGAVNISKYDQSVLKAFNPIYVYRYFKRGKTSWASLGGIMLSITGTEALFADLSYFPVQAIQIAFTVVVFPCLLLQYTGQAAYIAQNKNHVSHAFYHSLPDSVLWPSFIVATAAAVVASQATISMTYSIIKQALALGCFPRVRIIHTSKKYLGQIYSPDINWILLIFCIAVTAGFKNQSQIANAYGTAVIMVMLVTTFLMIPIMLLVWRSHWTLVILFTALSLLVEIPYFTAVVQKIDQGGWVPLVFAVAFLIIMYVWHYGTLKRYEFEMHSKVSMAWILGLGPSLGLVRVPGVGLVYTELASGVPHIFSHFITNLPAIHSTLVFVCVKHLPVYTVPADERFLVKRIGPKNFHMFRCVARYGYKDVHKKDDDFEQMLFNSLMLFFRLESMMEEYTDSDEYSTLELNQQAGNANQRINGISTGSNMDLSYTSHDSIIQVQSPNHMGNSQVVSSGQMYQTVGDEIAFLNACRDAGVVHILGNTIIRARRDSGFIKKIAINYMYAFLRKICRENSAIFNVPHESLLNVGQVFYV